The Polyodon spathula isolate WHYD16114869_AA chromosome 21, ASM1765450v1, whole genome shotgun sequence genome contains the following window.
TTACCTGTGTAAATGAGGTTCatgatgtgtgtgtatttacttgtgtaaatgaggTTCATGACGTGTGTATTTACCTGTATAGATGAGGTTCATGACGTGTATATTTACCTGTGTAAATGAGGTTCATGACGTGTGTATTTACCTGTGTAAATGAGGTTCATGATGTGTGTGTATTAACTTGTGTAAATGAGGTGCATGACGTGTGTGTATTTAGCTTATAGATGAGGTTCATGACGTGTGTATTTACCTGTGTAAATGAGGTTCatgatgtgtgtgtatttaccTGTGTAAATGAGGTTCatgatgtgtgtgtatttaccTGTGTAAATGAGGTTCatgatgtgtgtgtatttacttgtgtaaatgaggTTCATGACGTGTGTATTTACCTGTATAGATGAGGTTCATGACGTGTGTATTTACCTGTGTAAATGAGATTCatgatgtgtgtgtatttaccTGTGTAAATGAGGTTCatgatgtgtgtgtatttacttgtgtaaatgaggTGCATGACGTGTGTGTATTTAGCTGTGTAAATGAGGTGCATGACTTTGGTTTGTTGTATACTTTGTCATAATGACTGTAAACTTGAGTCATTCCTTTTGCTGATCAGCACtaagttatttaaaacacaactgaCAACCAACATTTATCCAGTAAAGCTTAATAATTTGTAAAAGGTTTACAAAGAGAGAGGGTGGGGTACAGtaatgtcttgtgtttttttaaaaaattaaatttttttatactAAATGTTTAGCTCCGTCACAGTTCCGAGGCTCCAAAACTACTGGGCCCTGATCTGAAGGTGATGTTAAATGTACAACATGAAAGCACAGCTACCTCAGTGACATGCTGTCCTTTCTGGTAGAAAGGTGGTATTTTGAGGTCCTGTGTGGTTTAACAGCTCAAAGTAGTGAAGCCTCAAGAGCTGAAAAAGAACCTTATACAAGCATTCTTGGTTAATGTTTTATAGCACTTTATTGGGAGTGGCATTGAAAAGTTTGTGTGGGAGCAGCAGTGGTTTCGCAAGACCTACAAATTTCTTCTGGGGAGTAGAAtgtgtgatttatttagtttGAGTTTATTTCATGGGATATCTTCATGACTTATATAAATTGTCTTGTAGAAACAAATACCAACATGGTCATAGTcacattcaaaatgcattaagtaGTGTTTGTTGGAGTTTTTGTTCCAGCACTAAAAAATACTACTAGTTGGTGTATGTTAAATATACATTCAGTTACAATGTGTAGATAGCAATGCCTAAAAATACTAGTCCAGTAGTGTTTGTAAGGAAATCAAGAAACTGTATCATTTATCATCACTAACATGCAGAAGTCTGAAGTTCTTAAGATGTcgctacaaaaaaaagaaattacacaaaGTAGGAAAAATGTACTTCAAATAATTCAAATTCTACTCCTGGGCCCACAAATTAATTCCAGCTAaatgaaagtatatatatatatatatatatatatatatatatatatatatatatatatatatatatatatatatatatatatatatatattagctcaaagagccagctgcccaacgtttcgatatgttgtacatatctttctcaagggagcctcttgcatgtacacacacacttttgtcaCTTAAACTCAGTCTCAGTCATGAAATGAGGGGGCACAACTGTTTTAGGAACTAGTCTGATCAACAGTTAACCTGCCAGAAGATCCTTTTCAAAAACAATGATCTATTAGTTGCTCAAAACTTACTGAAAAAACGATCAGCTTGTGCAAAAACACTTTATTTCAAAGCAGAAGGCATCTCTTCCATTGATAGAAGATATGTGTGTTGTGTTCTTCAGCTCTAATACTAATCAATCTGTCAAATTAACATTACTGATCATAATTTGCCTTGCAAAGATGCCTAGATATTGTAACAGGCTTTATTGTTGACAGGTACAAGTTTATTTTCTAATACCACACCAAACTTCTCTTCGAGTACCTTCTCCACTTCTTCATCAGTGACTGTAGACACATCAACCAAATCAACACCTTCCTGGTAGTTATAGGTGACCTCATAGTAAGTCCACCCAATCACAGCCCGAAACCCAGTGGTGGTCTGCAAAGAGCAGATAGACTTATTGGTAAACAAGGATTCTGGAGACGTCTGGAGAAAATGACACGTCTGCTCAAAATGATCCATGTTGCGTGGCGCAATGGTAAAACAATAGATTTTCTTAGAGAGACTCTTGTTAACGAGAGAGGAACCAGCGAAGCTTTCATTTGGAACATGAGGCTTGCGTCCAGTCTTCTGCAAGACCCAGACACCCTTATCTTCAACAAGACGGAAGGTGCCAGGAAGCTGAGGCTGGTCCTTCCCTGAAATGAGTTCCAGGGGCTGCCAGATTTGACCAGAGACACCGAAACTCACGTCAGCTATGTATGGCTTCCCATCAATGATCACCTTGGATATGAGATGTGACTCTTGAGGGCTATAATCGTCCTTGAGGGTGTCATATACCCTTGACCCCAACCGGGTAATGTCATACCCCATCTCTTTCAACACCCAGGAGAATAGCAGGTTGTTTTCACAGCACCACCCCCCTCGTTTGTTTCTCACAAGTTTGTTGTAGATGGTTTCCAGGTCTAAGGTGATCTTCTCCCCACAGTGAATGCTGAGGTTTTCAAATGGGATCGACCTGATGTGGTGCTCATGGAGTTCAGTCAGAGTTTTCAGATCTGCTTTGTGACTTGGCTCTTTGTAGCCAATTCTTGCAAAATACTCAGTCAGATTCATTTTCTCctgttaaagaaaaaagattttcATACAATGGAGGGTggagacaaaaccaaaaccaGAATCTGACCTCATTTGACCATTGAAGATGCTGAAAAAGACTTAACAAGAGTCTATCTAGTATCTaccattgtttgttttactatatgTATACAGATACAACTATTAAGCACCTAATATTCAATGTACTTTATCATAGAGGGGAGGAAAATGAACAGAGAAAtagatttaataaaattataGGAATGTACCAAAGGAGCATGTAACCAAAATAATTATTCTAAATATATCTAGAGTACCGTGCCCCCAAAATCTAGTTATAGTACACTGAAGAACTGCTTGGAATGTGCAAACTTTGAATACATTCAGGCAAGCATTTTCGACGGTACTGCCTTCCATAACTAATTGGACGACAGTAAACATTCAGAAGTATGTACAGTGTATGACCTAGAGATGCATATACATCTTGTTAATGAATTTCCATACCGGTTTTCCAAGTGGGTGACGTTGTGCAgtactgtatctaaaaaaaaatgtgtgcagtgCTCTAATCAGCAAAACAGCAGAGACACTATTCCCTGTGTCTCTTCACAGTGCCGTGCATAATAAATTTAAAAGCATGATAGCAACAATCTGTCTGTGAAAACAGAATGCACGTTTCTCATTGTAATGGACTAATATACTATATAAAACAGCCCTTTATCATCATGTTTCATGTTAATCATTTGGAATATATGATTTGACTGCTGTTTGTCAGCTGTTTCAGCCCGTTAAGTGTTACAccatgtttaaaaacaagtagttaataattgaataaacaaacacacagtttgACAGAGCCTAAGTCTCTTTGCAATTCTACTGCAggcttttaaaaaactgcatttgAGTAATAGCCAAACCACAAAAAAATGGAATGCTACagtgaaaatgtaaaattagAACGAAAAGTAATCAATATGTGGGGATCATAGCTTGCCAAACAAGTTTGCTGCTAAAGTTTTGTAGGAGggactttattgtttttttaaggctTCCTGGAAGTTTACTATTGAACAAAACAAGGTACTTACCCAAACATATCCAGAAAACTGCAAGCAGAATCTGACAACCTTGTACCTAAAGCTGTGGTGAGGACTGTAATGGGTTAGATACAGTAAACAGGTTAACAGAAATTtatgtatttcatgtattgtaaCTGTGTCTTCTAAGGCCAGGAAGCAAAAGCTTCTAGAGTACTGGTATTTATGGGCTGTGTGGGGGAGGAGTTGTTCAAAGTCCCTTAAAGacagaacattattttattttattttttaacatggaGAGACAGATTATCAAAGCTTGAATACTCCAAATTGATATTTGtacggaataaaaaaaaaaaaaaaaaaaaacacccttgacAAATCTAAATTGACTAAGAAACAACTTGATGGTTTATAAGCTCCTAAATAAAACGTGTGAGttgatttggagtaaagagctttaaGAATTTAGCACATAATGTCAGTTGTCTGTCTCAGGCTGTGTCTCAAATCGATTTCTCTGCACTATCCCCCAAGATCTACGTAGTGTAGTTTCCTAATCGGCAGATTAGGGTGTGGGGATCATAGCAAATGTGTTCACTTAGGGACACACTTCAACGTCAGCATTCCGCTCTGTTATCTTTGAACTTCAAGACAAACAGCGTGATTCTAAAGCGTATTTCTTTACTACCTGTTATAATACCTTTGATGGAGTTATCTTCTCTGTACTCTTGCTCTGTATTGGTTGTGGaatttctcaatttaaaaaaataaaaagtatttaagaGTGAAgtttcaaataatttttaaatatgttgtaaaGCTTATATGTGTTAGTACTATACGTGTTAGCAACATAGCTActtaataaagtattttattgttttttttttttttcagtaccatGATGAAGACAATAACAGTGTCAGTAATAACAACAAAAcctgaatacatttgtattgacctttttgtttattattattgttatttgtgtttgttttgaattgtataaCATTTTACTTCCAGCAACATATGCTATTTTAGGTGCACAATTGATGTATATAAATAGTATAGGTTTAGgtgtagggttgccacctgtccgggAATTGTGTCCAGGTGGCAACAATTAAGAAACCCGGATGCCCTGGAATTTTTGCTTTATTGTCGGTTTGGATTGGattgccaataatacttccaccaatcaagagtgtggcatacagtgtgcgATCCCACCCTATGACAGACTGGCAGTATatagcacaggttaaagaagcatgcgctggacaagggaaagaatgtgtcagatgtcaaagtgaatatgagaatggcagcgagtgatgaagccaatttgcttagaaaaattaaaagcagaccggGCATTTCCATCAGTCGATTTAGGACatctggatttctttttttttttttttacaatggattaattaagtagcagccaaaattgtttatgccagacttgttagaaaatctGTAACAATGGTGCAAATTTGATTTGGATTGTTTCAGATTTGGATTGTTTCgactttattgttaaagttttcacacatgcaatactgtcctacaattactacatgatactgtgatcattccactgtgttatgttaatgaaccatagctaagttttaaaacggAGATAGCAAATGTCTATCGTACTGttagtgtactgcagttagtaatgCTTTCCATTTACTGATATCTGAAAAGTGAAAGGCCATATAAGAACGATAAATACTGTCAGGTCATAAGCCATGGAATGAACGAAAATTGTCCGAAACGGTGAGAAAATAATCTTTACATGTCAAATCGCACTATGACATGTAGAGACACGGGTCTCGTAAACTTATTACGAATCATGTGCTAGAATGTACACGTATTGGATTAATGTCATTTTATACCCTATAAATGCTACGATATTACGATTATTTTTGTCTATACGCACGGACAATACACATTTCGTAATAATCGCGCATCGGAACAGTGTACCTTTTTTGGGACTTGTTAACTCATGTCAAAACGCGATTAAAAAGGGCTGTATATTGGTTTATCACGGAATCAAAAATTACAGTCATTAGTGTAAAAATTATAAACGTCCCCCCATTGCACTTAAACGGTCACTGTGTATACCCGACTATTTTAATTAAGACTGGCAGTGTTTTGTCCAAAAATCCGAGGGCTTTAATAGACAATTTTTGAACCCATTTTTAGAAGGACTtctttgttctccaagttgctgcagtgtcaTTGATTTGTgccgagatctggtggtattgttttaaactgtattgcagtatactgcagttccccaaccaccaccaacaacattatgtgTGGGATATGCCTgttattggtaggtattttctctatatcagagctgccaataggccccttcctgggatgactcCCTCAGTCCCGCCTATGGAGAGATTAAAAccgtcatactgaggaagccaaTTCTCTTTTTGcgtctcaagatggtaaggtaagaccctaTGTGTTGGTGTCTGAGCGTATTGTGAAAAACAGCTTCGAATCCACCGCATTCCCTTGCCTTTCACGCTGAAAGATGGCTTGCCGCTTTCACAGAATCAGTGACTCCTGGTTTAGCCTTTCTCTTTTTGATTCCTCAGCAACCTGTGTACAGTTGCGTTGCAGGCTGCTGCTGCGTCCAGCTGTTGAGTTGCATAAGCCGGCgtgtttcagcccgcctactcggtggtaaaaaaataaattaatttaaaaaaagcagtacattttTCTTCCTGCCTAACAAGCTGCAGCTCCTTGACCCTGTACTCCACTCTGGTATACAATATGCAATGCCACGTGTAACTGCATGCAGTCAAGAGCCAGATTATCGCCGTGGTGCAGCACCGTGCACTTCCCTGCATAGTTCTCCTGACTGCTTACCACAGCCACTCGAGTCTGTGTATCCAGCTTGGTGTATGCTATGCTCTACCCCAGGTTGTATTGACTACACGTGGTTAAGGCTAGGCGCATCTTGGTGCTTCAGCGCCCTAGGTTATTAGATGCTTCACGCCTCCGTGCTTAGCgacacagcatgtcaataacacctgcacttgGTGCCCCAATTCTTtggtgcaccagtactgtattctacctaGCTCAGTGTCCTCGTGCTTCTGTACCCTTAGTTCacgagtgcttcaatacacaggtctACACCTTCCGGTGTTTAAAACAATGACCTTGGGGCTGTCCAGCCATCAAGTATGGTTAAAGTCCACGCTTGCACTTCCTGCACAATGTCCCCTGCTAGCATGGCTGAGCCGTACGCGGTGTTGAGAGCCCCTGGTCAGACATGAGGCTTAGCTCAGCCGATAACGTCGGCCCTAGTGCTGACCCCGCCTGCACCGGTAGTCGCCCTGGATGTTACAGAACTggatgtcagcattgctgaggaggaccatgatgTGATTTAGATCGCGGCCTCATGGGAATGTATCACCTTCCTTCAGAAGTAGCCCCTACCTCCCCTCACAATTCTTTTGGACAAGTGGTTGATGAGTTGCTGCAGCATTCTTATCGAGAACACAAGGTGTCTCGgcaggtagcctcaatgctccccTCTTGTACTCTGGTACGGGAGAGAACGAGATGC
Protein-coding sequences here:
- the LOC121296609 gene encoding arylamine N-acetyltransferase, pineal gland isozyme NAT-10-like, which encodes MNLTEYFARIGYKEPSHKADLKTLTELHEHHIRSIPFENLSIHCGEKITLDLETIYNKLVRNKRGGWCCENNLLFSWVLKEMGYDITRLGSRVYDTLKDDYSPQESHLISKVIIDGKPYIADVSFGVSGQIWQPLELISGKDQPQLPGTFRLVEDKGVWVLQKTGRKPHVPNESFAGSSLVNKSLSKKIYCFTIAPRNMDHFEQTCHFLQTSPESLFTNKSICSLQTTTGFRAVIGWTYYEVTYNYQEGVDLVDVSTVTDEEVEKVLEEKFGVVLENKLVPVNNKACYNI